The following nucleotide sequence is from Actinomycetota bacterium.
CCGGGCCGACCTGGAGACCCGGATGGGCCAGCTCGAAGAGCAGGTCGAGAGGCTGAGCGCCCGCCCCGGCGAGAGCGACCAGGCCATCGAGGCCAAGATCCACATTCTTCGAACCACCATCGAGAGCGCCCTGGAGGCAATCGTCGTCCCGAAACCCGAGGAGGCCGTGACGCCGGTTGCTCCGCCTTCCGCCGACGCTATGGAGGAGCTCCGGAAGGAGTTCGACGCCAAACTTCAGGCCGCCCGCAGCGACATGAGCTTCGAGGTTCTCCAGATCCAGAAGGAGCTCGAGGAGAGCCGCACCACGGCCGGTGTCTCGATCGACACCCAGACGATCCTGGACGAGTTCGAGGACCGGCTTTACGCCTCCGAGCAGCGCAACTCCAACGCAGCGGTGTACCTGGAGGAGATGATCAACGCTCAGCGGGACCGCATCGACCAGCTCAAGACGCTGCAGGCGGAGTTCGTCGAGCGCATGTCGAAGGAGTTCGCCGGCTTCATGAGGACCCTGGCCGCCCCCGAATAACGCCTGCCGTTCGCCGTACAATTGTGCGATGTCCCTTCCGCCCGAAGCACCCGTCCTCAAGCCCCCGCGTGCCCCCCGCCCCAAGCGCACCGACCCGGCCGAGCGCCGGTTCCCGATCGTCTACCGCCGCCTCACGCGGGCCTACCCGGACGCCAAGTGCGCCCTCAACTTCTCGAACCCCCACGAGATGTTGTTTGCAACGATTCTCTCGGCCCAGTGCACCGACGCCATGGTCAACAAGGTCACCGAGAAGCTGTTCGCCAAGTACCCGACCCTGGAGGACTACGCCTCGGCCGACATCCTCGAGCTGCAGCAGGACGTGAAGCCCACCGGCTTCTTCCGGCAGAAGTCGAAGAACCTGCAGACGACCGCCCGGGTCCTGCTGGAGAAG
It contains:
- the nth gene encoding endonuclease III, whose protein sequence is MSLPPEAPVLKPPRAPRPKRTDPAERRFPIVYRRLTRAYPDAKCALNFSNPHEMLFATILSAQCTDAMVNKVTEKLFAKYPTLEDYASADILELQQDVKPTGFFRQKSKNLQTTARVLLEKFDGRVPSTMAELVTLPGAARKTANIVLGNSFGKVEGIAVDTHVRRVSQRLGLTTNEDPVKIEQDLMALVPKNKWFQLSYLFIEHGRAVCKAPVPKCGDCVLSDICPSSRV